The DNA region AATCTGTTCGGCTTTGATAAAGTGTTTATTATGTTGGAATCGTAGCTTGATTTTTGGTCCGAAAAATTTCCCGGCAGAATATGCAATAGTAATGGCTGTTAAAAGCCCAGACAAAATACAGAAGTACGTTATCCATGCATTGATTACACCTGTGTGGCTTAATATAGCTCCGCTGATAATTGTGATTTCATTCGGAATTGGAATGCCAAAAGGTCCAAGGGAGAAGGCGAAATAAAAAATCAAATATCCGTACTGATGAAGTAGTTCCAATATGGTATTACTGATCATCGATGTAGCTCCTCTTTCGTTGATAATGACAGCATAATAAAAAAAACTGAGGAATTAATGAGGATAATTCTGAAGGAAATCTAAAGATTTGATAAGTGATGACTTATGAGTCAGTATTTAATCAAAAAAATCTTGCCAACTTGTATATTGGCAAGATTTTTAATGTTTTATTCCTCAGTACTGAACAAGCGGGAGTGTGAAAATTATAATGTGGTCAACTGTGCTTAAGGATAGTGAACTCCCGTGCAACTCAATAACATTCCTAGCTATATGAATTCCTAAGGCCGTTTTGAGGTTGATCCCACGTTGATTGCTTTTACGCCGATAATAAGGTGATTATGATCTCTTTGGATACTATGGCGAATAAGTCCTGATTAAGTGAAGGGCAACTGCTTCTCAACCAAAAAATCCTGTTCGATGGCAATGGGTATAAATTTAGTTAAGCTATGATTAGTAACACGGACTATCTCTGTGTCTTTTAAAGACATGAATTTAATGGGAAGATAAACGGGCATATTGTGACAAATCATTAATTAACTTCCTTAACTCGTATGCTGCAGTATACGTTTCATGAACAATTTGTACATGATCCTCTTCACTTTGATACGAATGTCTTTT from Paenibacillus sp. JNUCC-31 includes:
- a CDS encoding DedA family protein gives rise to the protein MISNTILELLHQYGYLIFYFAFSLGPFGIPIPNEITIISGAILSHTGVINAWITYFCILSGLLTAITIAYSAGKFFGPKIKLRFQHNKHFIKAEQILNKRGNWAMSFGLFIPLVRYVLPIVIGLNGLPFRKFALISYSSALLWTIIYFTIGIYFGYPFLTILHHIKF